In a genomic window of Chaetodon trifascialis isolate fChaTrf1 chromosome 8, fChaTrf1.hap1, whole genome shotgun sequence:
- the l3mbtl1 gene encoding lethal(3)malignant brain tumor-like protein 1 has translation MSAKVNMEAPPKEPDRTPLDPSSSSPSEAVLICGSDAVAKKPRPQPHTTTAFLLPAPAPGQKIEVTPAVADPGKGGRANETTTPTLTAQVGGACSIVHVLEWKEGMAILPSSNLKFCVSDVGTLSTLITPGTTSSTTEPAAGTSGRSADAEIAPADKPDVQSPVVSMRGAAVEPERFVSVKPEVQAGPGQQNHDPSAQRTYTEELRREPIIDKRSVGVEKVPAGGRVSSLNPDHLKPMRKRKRKEYLSPSEEDSDIEGTDEKMDDSKAESRHIRGAGDSKTEQWTWAQYLEECKAVAAPNKLFQEAQRVPTVKNGFKQGMKLEGIDPQHPSMYFVLTVAEVCGYRLRLHFDGYSDCHDFWVNANSPDIHPTGWCESTGHKLHTPKGCKEEEFTWTNYLRMTKAQVASKELFASPGRIDVKCGFDIGMKLEAVDRMNPSLICVATVTDVVDDRFLVHFDNWDDTYDYWCDSSSPYIHPIGWCQERNLPLTPPQDYPDQGRFSWSRYLEETGSKAVAADAFKVRPAHSFQPQMKLEAVDKRSPGLIRVATVEEVDTHRIKVHYDGWSHVYDEWMDSDHPDIHPAGWCEATGHPLKVPPRDTKTQQPHGVREPPATGPSTYPSSVPCKPISHPRTNKYSFHNRKCPTPGCDGSGHVTGRFTAHHCISGCPLAERNQGRLKADLSDSECKRNLFFGQRTKKNHYRGRIGRPPKYRKNQQRDYQNMSSEGVYPSLFMSALSSQSDRTLSLCWEQHCKLLPGVQGIHASQVVAWNVEEVFRFVQNLIGCEEQARVFKDEMIDGEAFLLLTQTDIVKIMSIKLGPALKISNAILMFKSTDEGLK, from the exons ATGAGTGCCAAAGTGAACATGGAGGCTCCACCCAAAGAACCCGATCGCACCCCTTTGGACCCGTCCTCCTCGTCCCCCAGCGAGGCTGTCCTCATCTGTGGGAGTGATGCTGTGGCCAAGAAGCCTCGACCCCAGCCTCACACCACCACAGCTTTCCTCCTACCAG CTCCCGCTCCGGGCCAGAAGATAGAGGTGACTCCAGCTGTTGCGGATCCAGGTAAAGGAGGCAGGGCCAATGAGACGACTACGCCCACCCTGACAGCACAGGTGGGCGGGGCTTGTAGCATCGTCCATGTCCTGGAGTGGAAGGAGGGGATGGCCATCCTGCCCAGCAGCAACCTCAAG ttCTGTGTGAGTGACGTTGGAACACTGAGCACACTGATCACCCCAGggaccaccagcagcaccactgAACCAGCAGCCGGGACTTCTGGGAGATCTGCTGACGCAGAAATTGCTCCAGCAGACAAACCAG ACGTGCAGTCTCCTGTCGTGTCCATGAGAGGTGCAGCCGTGGAGCCGGAGAGGTTTGTGTCGGTCAAACCTGAAGTCCAGGCTGGACCGGGACAGCAGAACCATGATCCCAGTGCTCAGAGGACCTACACAGAGGAGCTCCGCAGAGAACCCATCATCGACAA GAGGAGTGTCGGGGTAGAGAAGGTGCCAGCGGGTGGGAGGGTCTCCTCCCTTAACCCCGATCACCTGAAAcccatgaggaagaggaagaggaaggaataCCTGAGCCCCTCTGAGGAAGACTCTGACATCGAAGGCACG gatGAGAAAATGGATGATTCtaaagcagagagcagacacaTCAGAGGAG CTGGAGACAGTAAGACAGAGCAGTGGACGTGGGCTCAGTATCTGGAGGAATGCAAAGCTGTTGCTGCGCCCAACAAGCTTTTCCAAGAG GCCCAGAGAGTGCCGACGGTGAAGAACGGATTTAAACAGGGGATGAAGCTGGAAGGCATCGACCCACAGCATCCGTCCATGTACTTCGTCCTCACTGTGGCCGAG GTCTGTGGTTACCGGCTTCGGCTCCATTTCGACGGCTACTCTGACTGCCACGACTTCTGGGTGAATGCCAACTCCCCCGACATCCACCCCACGGGCTGGTGTGAGAGCACAGGACACAAACTGCACACTCCCAAAG GCTGTAAAGAGGAAGAGTTTACCTGGACCAACTACCTGAGAATGACTAAAGCACAAGTGGCTTCCAAAGAACTCTTTGCCAGTCCTGGGAGG ATCGATGTGAAGTGCGGTTTTGACATAGGAATGAAGCTGGAGGCCGTCGACCGCATGAACCCCTCCCTCATCTGCGTAGCGACCGTCACTGACGTGGTGGATGACCGTTTCCTGGTTCATTTTGACAACTGGGATGACACATACGACTACTG GTGTGATTCTAGCAGTCCGTACATTCACCCTATTGGTTGGTGCCAGGAAAGGAACCTCCCACTAACACCACCCCAAG ATTATCCAGACCAGGGCCGGTTCTCCTGGTCTCGCTACCTGGAGGAGACTGGTTCCAAGGCGGTGGCCGCTGACGCCTTTAAAGTG CGTCCAGCCCACAGCTTCCAGCCTCAGATGAAACTGGAGGCCGTGGACAAGAGAAGTCCCGGTCTGATCAGAGTGGCTACAGTGGAGGAGGTCGACACTCATCGCATTAAG GTCCATTATGACGGCTGGAGTCACGTCTATGATGAGTGGATGGACTCAGATCACCCCGACATCCACCCAGCGGGCTGGTGTGAAGCGACCGGTCACCCACTCAAAGTTCCACCGAGGgacaccaaaacacagcagccacacG GTGTGAGGGAGCCTCCTGCCACAGGCCCGTCCACCTACCCTTCCTCTGTTCCCTGTAAACCCATCAGCCACCCCAGAACCAACAAGTACAGTTTCCACAACAG gaagtgtccaACTCCTGGTTGTGATGGTTCAGGCCATGTGACTGGTCGTTTCACTGCTCATCATTGCATATCCGGCTGCCCATTGGCTGAGCGTAACCAGGGCAGGCTGAAGGCCGATCTGTCAGACTCAGAGTGCAAGAGGAACCTCTTCTTTGGCCAGAGGACCAAGAAGAACCATTACCGtggcag gATTGGCCGTCCTCCCAAATACAGGAAGAACCAGCAGAGAGACTATCAGA ACATGTCCTCAGAGGGTGTGTATCCCTCACTGTTCATGTCAGCTCTgagcagtcagtcagacaggacCCTGTCTCTGTGCTGGGAGCAGCACTGCAAGCTGCTGCCCGGCGTTCAGGGCATTCACGCCAGCCAGGTGGTGGCGTGGAACGTCGAGGAG GTCTTCAGGTTTGTCCAGAATCTCATCGGCTGTGAAGAGCAGGCTCGTGTCTTCAAAGACGAG ATGATTGACGGGGAggccttcctgctgctgacccaGACCGACATTGTGAAAATCATGAGCATCAAGCTCGGACCCGCCCTCAAGATCTCCAACGCCATTCTCATGTTCAAGAGCACAGACGAGGGACTCAAGTGA